From the genome of Pseudoliparis swirei isolate HS2019 ecotype Mariana Trench chromosome 10, NWPU_hadal_v1, whole genome shotgun sequence, one region includes:
- the fgd6 gene encoding FYVE, RhoGEF and PH domain-containing protein 6 yields the protein MSTGVKKPPLAPKPKLPATTKPSPPPIAPKPGLLSPFISQPSLATLKRTKPAVAPKPSIPKSTASSPPATPPPPKPDEPCVPTREQQDALGDGLLLLNSTNGILPETTEHDSDYVIPTCSCGLRGRPQCRSHLENGNTAEIGSVLHTEPSQNGISTEGFAGTRTQERAEHQEEEEGVERGEGGGVSKKPRDKPQRQRHLHRGSVLKEAQRPEEEQGESADAAKVNVQAEAQSADFAESAAPARDAAGSITAPPSIPPRDSPAESFPVECGAPTGSHGALRVPAAPSKPLPVPHPRKPKKPALVRQDGVERGAPDQAEDEGRPSPGGPPLGSDGEELKRDARDDFPPQGGNSGPGDDETGAPVPPPRQTSLSPRLQRTPRAAPPLNKNTSHSLVLLSHADSTGHKKGGGVEHRVEEDEEDGYGDFERYPVTHSLPKQIKLGCHRPPANARKASSPRKPQRHSLPPSVCPPAPPHANTPMRELPAPPQEKTAWRFTRPCVTFFSRQMPSRSSVPPKSRVPAALGVKQRAQSFSAADLATRADSQRRSLSFRKLLELRLSVKLLPKLLAKGGQTLDRTNSSSPGGRSPQRPASCVVEADVLGEYEEEPVEYENVPLYEEIPEYMNLPFHGARPGWSHDPDGADSDIYEVQDPYFGGHEHEYESGWLGQDVHSEEEEELHSSDEEDDSSASSKEHLDVADRQQEDETKRKKVVHIAQEIMSSEKVFVDVLKLLHIDFRDAVAKATRQNGKPVVEERILSQILYYLPQLYQLNRDLLRELEERVAHWSDHQRLSDIFVQKGPYLKMYSTYIRQFDNNVALLDEQCRKNAAFAAVVREFEMSPRCASLALKHYLLKPVQRIPQYQLLLTDYLKNLPEDSEDYKDTQAALSIVKEVANHANDIMKQGDNFQKLMHIQYGLNGHHEIVQPGRVFLKEGTLMKLSRKIMQPRMFFLFNDALMYTTPVQSGQYKLNSVLSLAGMKVSKPSQEAYQNELNIESVERSFILSASSATERDEWLEAIAKAIDDYTKKKITFISSRSQEEAEGVVDTGAPLGSKAPIWIPDLRATMCMMCTCEFTLTWRRHHCRACGRVVCQACSANKYYLEYLKNQPARVCDHCFVKLQENSDRCASTSVSPIKPGAFSFTRKQKKIPAALKEVSANTENSSMSGYLNRSKGNKKQWKRLWFVIKNKVLYTYAASEDVAALESQPLLGFFLREEKNGPAQKLQFKLYHKNTLFYIFKADDIPTAQRWIEAFQEAMILEEQ from the exons ATGAGCACAG GTGTGAAGAAGCCTCCATTAGCTCCCAAACCTAAACTCCCTGCCACCACCAAACCCTCTCCCCCACCCATCGCCCCCAAACCaggtctcctctcccccttcatCTCCCAACCCTCCCTCGCTACTCTCAAGAGGACTAAACCGGCCGTCGCCCCGAAACCCTCCATTCCCAAATCCACGGCCTCGTCTCCCCCCGCCACCCCCCCGCCGCCCAAACCCGACGAACCCTGCGTCCCAACTCGGGAACAGCAGGACGCTCTGGGCGATGGCCTCTTACTTCTTAACTCCACGAATGGGATTTTACCGGAGACGACCGAACACGACTCGGATTACGTCATTCCCACCTGCTCCTGTGGGCTCCGGGGTCGTCCCCAGTGTCGTTCCCACCTGGAGAATGGAAACACGGCCGAGATCGGGAGCGTTTTGCACACGGAGCCGTCGCAGAATGGGATTTCTACAGAAGGATTCGCGGGGACGAGGACGCAGGAGAGAGCGgaacaccaggaggaggaggagggagtagagaggggggaagggggaggagttagCAAAAAGCCCAGGGACAAACCTCAGAGGCAGAGACACCTGCATCGGGGATCGGTCCTCAAAGAGGCTCAGAGGcccgaggaggagcagggagaaAGTGCCGATGCGGCGAAAGTGAATGTACAGGCCGAGGCCCAGAGCGCCGACTTCGCGGAGTCCGCGGCGCCGGCCCGTGATGCTGCAGGCAGCATCACCGCCCCCCCGAGCATCCCCCCCCGCGATTCTCCCGCGGAGTCCTTCCCGGTGGAGTGCGGcgctcccaccgggtcacacgGCGCCCTGCGGGTCCCCGCCGCCCCCAGCAAGCCCCTCCCGGTCCCTCACCCGCGCAAACCGAAAAAGCCGGCCCTGGTGAGGCAGGACGGCGTGGAGCGCGGCGCCCCGGATCAGGCGGAGGACGAGGGCCGACCGAGTCCTGGCGGTCCGCCTCTCGGCTCGGACGGCGAGGAGCTCAAGCGGGACGCGCGCGACGACTTTCCGCCCCAGGGGGGTAACTCGGGTCCGGGGGACGATGAGACCGGCGCGCCCGTCCCGCCTCCCCGACAGACCTCCCTCTCGCCTCGCCTTCAGAGGACGCCCCGCGCGGCCCCGCCCCTAAACAAGAACACCTCCCACTCCTTGGTGCTGCTCTCGCACGCCGACTCCACGGGCCACAAAAAAGGCGGCGGCGTGGAGCACCGcgtggaggaggacgaggaggacgggtACGGCGACTTCGAGCGCTACCCGGTGACCCACAGCCTCCCCAAGCAGATCAAACTGGGCTGCCACCGTCCTCCGGCGAACGCGAGGAAGGCCTCGTCGCCGAGAAAGCCTCAGAGGCACAGCCTGCCGCCGTCCGTCTGCCCGCCGGCGCCGCCGCACGCCAACACCCCGATGAGGGAGCTGCCGGCGCCCCCGCAGGAGAAAACCGCCTGGCGTTTCACGCGACCCTGCGTGACCTTCTTCAGCCGGCAGATGCCCAGCAGGAGCAGCGTGCCGCCGAAGAGCCGGGTGCCGGCGGCGCTGGGGGTCAAGCAGAGGGCGCAGTCCTTCTCGGCGGCCGACCTGGCGACGCGGGCCGACTCCCAGAGGAGGAGCCTCTCGTTCCGGAAGCTGCTGGAGCTCCGTCTGTCCGTCAAGCTGCTGCCCAAGCTGCTGGCCAAGGGAGGGCAGACCCTGGACCGTACCAACTCCAGCAGCCCGGGGGGGAGAAGCCCGCAGCGGCCCGCGAGCTGCGTCGTGGAGGCCGACGTTCTCGGCGAGTACGAAGAGGAGCCGGTGGAGTACGAGAACGTTCCCCTGTACGAGGAGATCCCGGAGTACATGAACCTACCGTTTCACGGGGCGCGGCCCggctggtcacatgaccccgACGGCGCCGACTCGGACATCTACGAAGTGCAGGATCCATATTTCGGGGGCCACGAGCACGAGTACGAGAG CGGCTGGCTGGGGCAGGACGTCcactccgaggaggaggaggagctgcacagctcggacgaggaggacgatagctccgcctccagcaaGGAGCACCTGGACGTGGCCGACCGACAG CAAGAGGAtgagacgaagaggaagaaggtGGTGCACATCGCCCAGGAGATCATGAGCTCCGAGAAAGT GTTTGTGGACGTCCTGAAGCTCCTCCACATC GACTTCCGAGATGCTGTTGCCAAGGCGACCCGTCAGAATGGGAAGCcggtggtggaggagaggatcCTCAGCCAGATCCTGTACTACCTGCCACAGCTCTACCAGCTCAACAGAGACCtgctgagggagctggaggagcgAGTGGCacactg GAGCGACCACCAGAGGCTGTCGGACATCTTTGTCCAGAAGGGTCCATACCTGAAGATGTACTCCACCTACATCCGCCAGTTCGACAACAACGTCGCTCTGCTGGACGAGCAGTGCAGGAAGAACGCCGCGTTCGCCGCCGTCGTCCGAGAGTTTGAG ATGAGTCCAAGATGTGCCAGTTTGGCTCTGAAACACTACCTGCTGAAACCAGTGCAGAGGATCCCTCAGTACCAGCTGCTGCTCACAG ACTATCTGAAGAACCTTccagaggactctgaggactatAAAGACACCCAAG CCGCCCTGAGCATCGTGAAAGAAGTGGCCAACCACGCCAATGACATCATGAAACAAGGG GATAACTTTCAGAAGCTCATGCACATTCAGTACGGACTCAACGGCCACCATGAGATCGTTCAGCCGGGCAGG GTGTTTCTGAAGGAGGGCACGCTCATGAAGCTGTCCAGGAAAATCATGCAGCCTCGCATGTTCTTTCTG TTTAACGATGCCCTCATGTACACCACTCCGGTCCAGTCGGGCCAGTATAAACTCAACAGTGTCCTCTCTCTGGCTGGGATGAAG GTGAGCAAGCCGAGCCAGGAGGCTTACCAGAACGAGCTGAACATCGAGAGCGTCGAGCGCTCCTTCATCCTCTCCGCCAG CTCCGCCACCGAGAGAGACGAGTGGCTGGAGGCCATCGCCAAGGCGATAGACGACTACACCAAGAAGAAGATAACCTTCATATCCAGCCGAAGTCAGGAGGAG GCGGAGGGCGTCGTGGACACCGGGGCCCCGTTGGGTTCAAAGGCCCCCATCTGGATCCCAGACCTGAGAGCCACCATGTGCATGATGTGCACCTGTGAGTTCACGCTCACCTGGAGGAGGCATCACTGTCGCGCCTGTGGACGG GTGGTGTGTCAGGCGTGCTCCGCCAACAAGTACTACCTGGAGTACCTGAAGAACCAGCCGGCGCGAGTGTGTGATCACTGCTTTGTCAAACTGCAGGAGAATA GCGACCGCTGCGCTTCGACGTCGGTGTCTCCCATCAAACCCGGAGCGTTCTCCTTCAccaggaagcagaagaagatCCCCGCCGCGCTAAAAGAG gTTTCCGCCAACACCGAGAACTCCTCCATGAGCGGCTACTTAAACCGCTCCAAGGGCAACAAGAAGCAGTGGAAGAGGCTGTGGTTCGTCATCAAGAACAAAGTCCTGTACACCTACGCTGCCAGCGAG GACGTTGCCGCGCTGGAGAGTCAGCCGCTGCTGGGTTTCTTcctgagggaggagaagaacggGCCGGCTCAGAAGCTGCAGTTCAAGCTGTACCACAAGAACACGCTGTTTTACATCTTTAAGGCCGACGACATCCCCACCGCTCAGAg ATGGATCGAAGCCTTCCAAGAGGCCATGATTCTCGAAGAACAGTAA